In Diabrotica undecimpunctata isolate CICGRU chromosome 4, icDiaUnde3, whole genome shotgun sequence, a single genomic region encodes these proteins:
- the LOC140438091 gene encoding uncharacterized protein has protein sequence MLIYLCPADKKYSCPWEGRSEEILHHFEENHEDLLHFHNNFDIDLHEPSENHLLFVEEEIYLAQTILKEKRTLEVRLRFLGPAQIAKSINYNILVRVNCELCHPKYIEVKDDGAIVVDLEQIEQTFGEVTFLDCTFIINKNLVEDITQIFPLNEQVEEENTNEEIFDNVFLTTQIENMENTLPYMPKPNRKLSYNEHHPKKEVSLCRSQTITLSDLKNRILKRAKSTLSLGAISEMDGESYSTCPQCGNSIRPPIFLCPCGYRNSNLEENFGKFLLHCKYKKYGCPQKLLNTELKDHEINCTFCDYQCPIEGCAFEGQFKHICKHFKLIHGTTKILESFIVTFHTYPEAFLVNEEKGVFYTYAKYFDDRVTWEAKFCGPKEKGFFCELKFKERKLKHPVLLNRNDSVYSITMTLQELKKDKLKAKNAILTITC, from the coding sequence ATGTTAATATACCTTTGCCCTGCAGACAAAAAATACTCCTGTCCTTGGGAAGGTCGTTCGGAAGAAATTCTTCACCACTTCGAAGAAAACCACGAAGACCTACTGCACTTTCACAACAATTTTGATATTGATCTTCACGAACCATCAGAAAATCATCTCCTCTTTGTCGAAGAGGAAATATATTTAGCTCAAACGATCCTTAAAGAAAAAAGAACATTGGAGGTGAGGTTACGGTTTTTAGGTCCAGCTCAAATTGCAAAATCAATTAACTACAATATACTGGTACGTGTGAATTGCGAGCTTTGCCATCCGAAATATATAGAAGTTAAAGATGATGGAGCTATTGTGGTTGATTTAGAACAAATTGAACAAACTTTTGGTGAAGTCACCTTCTTAGATTGTACTTTTATTATAAACAAGAATTTAGTAGAAGATATCACTCAGATTTTTCCTTTGAATGAACAAGTTGAAGAGGAGAACACCAATGAAGAAATATTTGATAATGTATTTTTAACAACACAAatagaaaatatggaaaatacatTGCCATATATGCCAAAACCTAACAGAAAATTGAGTTATAATGAACACCATCCCAAAAAAGAAGTATCATTGTGCAGATCACAAACGATAACTCTATCTGACTTGAAGAATAGGATTTTAAAAAGAGCTAAGAGTACTTTAAGCCTAGGAGCAATCTCCGAAATGGATGGAGAATCGTATTCAACATGTCCTCAATGCGGAAATAGCATAAGACCGCCGATATTTCTGTGTCCTTGTGGATATAGAAATAGCAACCTTGAAGAAAACTTTGGCAAATTTCTTCTTCACTGTAAGTACAAAAAATATGGATGTCCACAAAAACTTCTGAACACAGAACTAAAGGACCACGAAATAAATTGCACCTTCTGCGATTACCAGTGCCCTATTGAAGGTTGCGCGTTCGAGGGTCAGTTCAAGCACATCTGCAAACATTTTAAGCTCATACACGGCACAACCAAAATCCTCGAATCATTTATTGTGACCTTTCACACATATCCAGAAGCTTTTCTAGTAAACGAAGAAAAAGGAGTTTTCTACACCTACGCAAAATATTTTGACGACCGAGTAACGTGGGAAGCCAAATTTTGTGGTCCTAAAGAGAAGGGCTTTTTTTGTGAACTTAAGtttaaagaaagaaaattaaaGCATCCTGTGCTGTTGAATCGAAATGACAGTGTGTACAGTATAACGATGACATTGCAGGAGCTAAAAAAGGATAAACTAAAGGCAAAAAATGCGATTTTAACAATTACTTGTTAG